The Acinetobacter shaoyimingii DNA segment GGCGTGGCGATCTCTGAAAATGGTAAAACCATGCATGATGTCATTCGTGAAGCCGACCAAGCATTATATCGGGCGAAATCTTTAGGGCGCAATCAGGTATGTTTTCTTGAAACCTAAAGCGGTATTGACCCAAGGATAACAAAGCCTGCATTTTTAAAACTATTTAATCTCTATACAATAAAAAGTAATCAAAAATTATTCATTTTATGCCAACAATAAAACTTCAGGTTTCACACGTATGAAAACACCCGTTCCAGATTATTTAAATCATGTCCTTTCCCAATGTAATTTAAACGATTCAGGTGCTTTGGCAGATTATATTCCTGAGCTTGCAAATGCCGATCCCAACAAATTGGCTTTAGCGCTTTCAACAGTTGATGGTACGGTTTATACCACTGGTGATGATGATGTTGAATTTACCATTCAATCTATGTCAAAGCCCTTTGCTTATGCATTGGCAATTCAACATTTGGGTTTAGAAAAAGTTTTGCAAAAAGTGGGAGTAGAGCCTTCAGGGGAAGCTTTTAACCAGATTTCTTTGGATGCAAAAACCAAACTTCCGAAAAACCCAATGATTAATTCGGGTGCGATAACAACACATTCACTCATACCGCATGATGATCAAATTTCACGAGCAGAACACTTACGCCGTTTTTTGAGTGAACTGGCAGGGCGAGAATTGTCATTTGATGAACAAGTCTATGCCTCTGAACTGAAAACTGCATTTCGTAACTTATCAATCGGCTATATGCTCCGAACTGTGGGTGTGTTGGATGAAGATCCTGTCGATGTCGTGAATGGTTATATTCGTCAGTGTGCGATTAAAGTGACCGTAAAAGATTTGGCCAATATCACCAGTGTACTTGCCAATGGTGGAATTCAAGCTAAAACGGGTAAGCAACTTTTAGATCGGGGCATTGTGCGTCAAGTTTTAAGCGTGATGATGACCTGTGGTATGTACGATGCCGCAGGTGATTGGCTGTCAACGGTGGGTATTCCTGCCAAAAGTGGTGTTGCAGGTGGAATTATTGGGGTATTACCTGGTCAAGTGGGAATAGCGGTATTTTCGCCAAAGTTGGATGAGCATGGTAACAGTGCTCGAGGCATTCAGATTTTTGAGCGATTATCCAATGACATGGGATTACATTTGATGGAAGGTACACCATCAGCACAAACCATTGTTCAACGACGTTATTCTCCCCAGCAGGATGATTCGATTGTGATTTATGAGTTAGTTGGTGCTTTACAATTTGCTGAAGCAGAGATGCTGTTACGCATTGTACAAGAAGAACCAAATGGCAATAATACAATCATTTTTGATCTCAATAATCTTTCGCTAATGAATGATGTTGGACGTCGTATGTTGATTGAAGGGATTGATCGTTTAATTGAAGATGGTCATGAAGTGGTGGTGGTTGATCCTGATTATCTCATTGAACAAGAACTTACAGACAGAGGACAAGTAATGACGATCTACCGGCATTTAGACGATTTTTTGAGTAAACTGAGTGGATTAACAAAGTCAGAATAAATTTAAAAAGCTTAAACTTAGTTCTACAAATGAATAAAAAACAAAAATGATGGTGATGAAATGAAAACTATTGAATTAAAAAAGCGATCACTATATTCGAAACTTGCGCTTGGTTTGATGATGAGCTTATTGCCAATGAGCACCTTCTCAGAGATTTATGTTCAACCGATTATTCAAGGGAAAGTGGTCAAACATTGGGAAGTGAACCTTAAGACCTTGCCTAAGCCTAAACAGGTAATTAAAGGTGGTGAGGATGAATGTAATGGTGGTAATTTCCCAGATCAATATCGTTATCAGGACTTAACATTACTAGACAATGGGCAAGTTAAGGAAGTTATTATCAATGGTTCAAATGGATTGATTTTTCATAAAGAAAGAATTGTAGAAAAGATGAATCAGCAAAAGTTTAAGAAGAAATTTAAAGCTGTTCTTTATAGTAAAGATGAAACTAATCCAAATGTTTTGAGTGCTGACTTGGCTAGTGATGGTAATGATTCAATCGATTTTATATTTAAGTCAGGTCAATTATATAAATATCAACTCAACTTTGATAATTGTTAAATCAGACATTGATATTCAGGTTGAATAATAGTCTAAAAAGCCCCGAATATTTGGGGCTTTTTTATGGAATTTAGGTTAAGACTCGATTATTTCATATGTGCTGAGATATCAGTAAAGATCACACCCAAACCATGCGCACCCGCATCTGGATAGCCTAAGCTACGATCACCCACTGTACCCGCACGACCCATACGTGCCACGATGTCTTTGGTCGATTCCGCACCTTGAACCGCAGCTTGAGCACCGAGCGCAAAGTTCTCTTTAAAAGATTTTTTGGTATTGGCAGACCAAGCATCTGCACATGGGACAAGGGCATCAATCAGGGTTTTATCACCGACCACAGCACCACGACCAAATGAACGTTCACCTGTCACTTGAATGCCTTTTACAGCTGCTTGAAGCATGTCTGCAAAATCAGCCACAGTTAAAGTCGCTTTGCCTTGAACGGATTTGCTTGCTGCACGGAATGCTGAACCCCAGATAGGACCTGAAGCACCACCACAGTGTTCCATAATGATCATTGAACAATTCAACAA contains these protein-coding regions:
- a CDS encoding glutaminase, giving the protein MKTPVPDYLNHVLSQCNLNDSGALADYIPELANADPNKLALALSTVDGTVYTTGDDDVEFTIQSMSKPFAYALAIQHLGLEKVLQKVGVEPSGEAFNQISLDAKTKLPKNPMINSGAITTHSLIPHDDQISRAEHLRRFLSELAGRELSFDEQVYASELKTAFRNLSIGYMLRTVGVLDEDPVDVVNGYIRQCAIKVTVKDLANITSVLANGGIQAKTGKQLLDRGIVRQVLSVMMTCGMYDAAGDWLSTVGIPAKSGVAGGIIGVLPGQVGIAVFSPKLDEHGNSARGIQIFERLSNDMGLHLMEGTPSAQTIVQRRYSPQQDDSIVIYELVGALQFAEAEMLLRIVQEEPNGNNTIIFDLNNLSLMNDVGRRMLIEGIDRLIEDGHEVVVVDPDYLIEQELTDRGQVMTIYRHLDDFLSKLSGLTKSE